The following nucleotide sequence is from Pseudarthrobacter psychrotolerans.
TCCTGCTGCTGCAGGTGGCCGTGGTGCTTACCTCGCTGATCTTCATCGCCAACCTGCTGCTGCAGCGCCCGCTCATCGAATCGCTGCTGTTCTCCCTGGCCATCGCCGTGGGCATCACGCCGCAGCTGCTCCCCGCCGTCGTCAGCACCAGCCTGGCCACCGGCACCCGCCAGCTGGCCAAGCGGAAAGTGCTGGTCAAACGCCTGGTCTGCATCGAGGACCTGGGGGACATGGACATCCTGGTCACGGACAAGACCGGCACCCTGACCGAGGGGCGGATCAGCTTCACCGGAGCGCTTCCGGTTACCCCGGAGACGTCCGACGACGGCCTGCTCACCTTTGGGCTGCTCGCCACCGAGGCCGACTATGCCGAGGCCAGGCTCTCCTCCGCCGGGCAGAACCCGCTGGACGCGGCCCTTTGGGACAGCCCCGCCGCGGCCGGCTTTGATCCCGCCCGGTTTGAGCGCCTTGACCTGATCGACTTCGACCACCAGCGCCGCCGCACCACCGTGCTGGTGCGGGAGGCGGGCGGCCCCGCACACCTGGTCACCAAGGGTGCCCCGGAGGACGTCCTGGCCCTTTGCGGTCCGACCCCGCCGGCTGTGCAGGCAATGCTGGATGAACAGTTCGACGCCGGCTCCCGCGTGGTGGCGGTGGCCACCCGTCCCGCCGCGGGGCTGGCCAAGCTCACGGTGGCTGACGAGCGCGACCTGGTTTTGGCGGGGTTCCTTATCTTCCTGGACCGGCCCAAAGCCAACGCCAAAGCGTCCCTGGATGAACTGGCGGCCCTGGGGATCTCGGTGAAGATCGCCACCGGGGACAACGCCAAAGTGGCCGAAAAAGTCTGCGCGGACCTAGGCGTACTCTCCGGCGGAACGCTGACCGGGGCGGAGATCGAGAAGCTGTCCGACGCCGAGCTCACCGCCGCCGCACGGACGGCCACCATCTTCGCGCGCGTCTCGCCCGAACAGAAGGCGCGCATCATCGCCCTGCTGCGCAGCAGCGGCGGCGCCGTGGGTTTTATGGGCGACGGGGTCAACGACGCCCTGGCCCTGCACAAGGCTGACATCGGCATCTCCGTGGACAGCGCCACGGACGTTGCCAAGGACGCCGCCGACGTCGTCCTGATGGACAAGGACCTGGCTGTCCTGGCCGAAGGCGTGCGGGAGGGCCGGCGGATCTTCGCCAACACCATCAAGTACGTGCTGATGGGCACGTCCAGCAACTTCGGCAACATGTTCAGTGCCGCCACGGCATCCGTGGTGCTGAGCTTCCTGCCTATGCTGCCGGGACAGATCCTGCTGAACAACCTGCTCTACGACTCGGGCCAGCTGGCCATCCCGGGCGACCGGGTCGACAAGGAACAGCTCCGGGCGCCGTCGCACTGGAACATCGCGTTTATTAGGCGGTTCATGTTCCTGTTCGGGCCCATCAGCTCGCTCTTCGACTTCGCCACGTTCGCCCTGATGCTGTTCGCCTTCCATGCTGTGCCCGGGGAGTTCCGGGCCGGCTGGTTCATCGAATCCATCGCCACGCAGACCCTTATCATCTTCGCCATCAGGACCCGGCGCGTGCCGTTCCTGCGCAGCCGTCCTTCTGTGGGGCTGATCGTGGCTTCGCTGGGTGTGGTGTCCGTGGGCATCTTCCTGCCGCTCTCGCCGCTGGCCGGACTGCTGGGCTTCGATCCGCTCCCGGTCCCGTTCTTCCTGGCCCTGCTGGGCATGATTGTGGTGTATATGTTCCTGGTGGAGTTCGCCAAGGCCTGGTTCTTCTCCCGCGCTGCGCAGCAGCTGCCCGCCGGACCCGTGCCCGTCCGCCGTCGCCACGAAACCCACCACATCGCGCGCCGCGCCTCCCGCTTCAGCGCGCCGGTCAAGGTGAAGGCACCCCGGTGATCCGGGCGTCGTCGGTATCCATGCCCCAGGCGGCGCCTTCGCGGACGACATGGTCCAGTGTCAGATGATTCAGCCTTGCCTGACCGTCCAGCGTGTGGCCGGCATTGACGCTGGGCGCGTAGAGCAGTCGGGTGGGTGCCACGTCATACAGGGGTGCAAGAAGTACCTCGCCGCCGTCGCGGACGAGTAGAGAATAGTCCTTTGAGTGCGCGTCGCCATTGCCGATGACGAGGTTGAAGGTCACGGCCCGAAGCAGATCGCGCCGGAACGCGTCGTCGTCGCGGGTATGCGGTGCTGCCGCCGCTACGAGCGTGGTGAGCCTGGACGGCGGCGCCGTGGTGCCCTCGTACTTGGCGCTGCTGGCCAGTGCCAGCGCCTGGGTGAAGTCCTCCTGGTGCAGGCGGCCGCCGTCGTGGGTCCAGCCCTCGCCGTGGCGACTCAGCAGGACCTTGGACTGGATGCCGCCCAGGGAAGCCGTGACCGCAAAGTCATCCGGCAGGTCCCAGGTGGGCAACGCTTCGACGACGTTAACTACCTCCGTATCCGTCAGGCCAGTCGCAGGGACGACCCGGACAGCACACCTATGTGGCGTCCGTGCAGGTAGACCTCAAGGCCTTGACGCTTCACGGCTTCACCTGCAGCTTCGCGAAACGGGGGACGAGGGCAACGTCACGGCCTACCGCCCGGATGGCGTTCATGGCGATGACGCTGGACACGGGCTCGCCGTGTTCAAGCCTGACGATGGTTCCCCGGGTGACGCCCAACTTCTCGGCGACGGCCTGCTGGGTCAGTCCGGTCTCCTTGCGGGCGTCGGCGATCGACCGGCCAAGGGATGCGGCATCGACTGCCCGGTAGAAACTGGTCACATCGGAATGTTCCATATACCGATCGTATGGCCTTCTTGGCAGAATGTTCGATAACTCGAACATTTTTATCTGGATGCCTATTGTTCGATAAAACGAACACGCCCGGTTTCGACAGGCTCAACCACCGCGGCTGCCCCACCGTGGATTTCGTACCGGGCCTTACCGCCCAGCTTGGCCCGGTACATGGCCGAATCCGCCTGCCGCAGCAGCTCCGTCACGTCCGCCGTTTCGGCGGTGCGCTGCGCTACGCCCATGCTCAGCGATACCCGCAGCGACCGGTTACCGATCATGAACGGCTCGCTGAGAGCCTCATAAATCCGCTCGGCGACGGGCCCCGTGGCTGGCGTGCCGTCGTCGTTATCCAAAACGACGACGGCGAACTCGTCGCCTCCCAGCCGGGCCACCAGATCGTGGCTGCGGACGCTGGCCCGCAGCCGCTCGGCCAGCTGGGCCAGCAGCGCGTCGCCGCCCTGGTGGCCGAGGGAATCGTTGACGTCTTTGAAATCGTCGATGTCGATGAACAGCAGGCCCTCATGCCGGGTCCGGCGGTCGCTGTCCGGTTCGAAGGATGCCAGTAGCCGCTCCGCGAGAGCCGCACGGTTGGCGAGACCGGTGAGGTCATCGTGTGTTGCCCGGTACGTCAGGGCCTTGTGGCTGTCCTGGAGCGCAGCGGCCATTCCGTTGAACGCCACGGCAACCTCGCCCAGTTCGTCACGCCGGGCCACGTCCAGGCGGTGGCTGTAGTCGCCGGACTGCAGCTTCAGGACGCCCCGGCGGAGGCTGTTGACGGGCCGCATCAGGTCCTTGACCATCCGGCGGCGGAAGTACAGGGTGGCGCCGATGGCCGCGACGAACAGCCCGAACCGGCCAATCACCAGGAGACCCTCCAGCTCGCGCGTGTCCACGAGCCCCCTGTTCAGCGCCTGGAGGGAGGACTGCTGGACGGCGGCCAGCTGCGTCCGCACGGTCGAGCTTGCAGCCGCGAAGGCTGGAGCATCAGTCACGTTGATTCCCGAGAGGTTCCGTAGCTGGTCACCCCACAGGCCGGCGTGCTCCAGGCCGGTCTGCCAGTCCTGGTGGGCCGCGGACAGGGCCCCGGGCCGGCCTTCGTCCGCGGCCCGGACCGCGGCGGCCGCACCGAAGAGTGCCTCAATGTCCTGCTGTTCCAGGACAAACGCCTCCCTGTTTACGGGCGCCGCGGCGAGCAACTGGTGCCCCAGCTGCTCATGCGTATCGAGGGCCGCGGTCAGCTCCTCGACGCTGCCGTACTCGTCCTGGAGCCTGCCGGTCGCAGCTTCCATCTCGTTCACCACGAACCGGACTCCGACAACGGTGACTGCAGCGCCGATGAACAGGGCCAGCAGCATCAGCGTGAATGCCCCGGACCATTCACGCTGCAGGCTAAAGGAGCGCGGCGCGGTGGGGGTTTTATGCATGGGCGTCCTCGGACCGGGGCTATTATGCCTAAGTTACACGGCGCTTCCTGAATTCTGGTTTCGACAGGCTCGGTTTCGACGGGCTCAACCACCGGGATACGACACGCTGAAACAGCATCCAGCTGGGGACTTGGCGTTTCCGGGACCCATAGGATTTCCATATGACACCTAATCGAGGGCTCGCACTCTTCAGGTCCTGGTTTGCCCTGCTCGGATTCCTGGCCATATTCTTCCAGCTGACACACCTGCTCCAGAACGTTCCCGGAGCCTCCGCGGGAAACTTCTTCAGCTACTTCACCATCGAATCAAACATCATCGCCGTCATCAGCCTGGCGATCGCCGGCTGGTACGCGTGGAAAGGCGAAAGCCCCCGCTGGCTTGAACTTCTGCGCGGCGCTGCGACCATTTACATGACCATCACGGGGATCGTGTACAACCTCCTGCTGAGCAATATCGACGTTAACACGCCCATCCCCTGGATCAACGTCGTCCTGCACTACACGATCCCGACGATCATGGTGATCGACTGGTTGGTTGACCTGCCTAAAACCAGGGTCCCGGTCCGCACCTCGCTGATCTGGCTCGGGTTCCCCCTGCTCTACCTGGTCTACAGCCTGATCCGCGGTCCCATCGTCGACTGGTACCCCTACCCGTTCCTGGACCCCCGGGTCAGCGGCTACGGAACTGTCGCCGCCATGGCTGTGGCCATCGCGGCAGCAGCCTTCCTCTTCACCCTCATCGCCGCGTTCTCCACACGTCTTCACATCGCCCCGGCACCTGCGGCAGTCACCTCCGGCGCCACCGTCCGCCGCTGATCAAGCTGGCTGGGATCCGTACGCCTGCGGCGTGGTCGTCCTTCGTCCGCCCTGATCGCATTCGTTGCGTGTAGCCTGCGGGCGGGAGCTCCCAAGTGGTCTGACTCCAAAATTGTCAGTGCCACCACATATGCATGTCACTATGACGACACCTGCAATTGCTGCCAACCTTGAGGTCCGACTCGGAACGGCGATCGTTTTCCTCGGTCTTTTGGTTTTCTTCATGTTTTGTATTCGAGGAGTTGCGCGCAATGTTCGGCATCGATCAGAGTTGTG
It contains:
- a CDS encoding HipA domain-containing protein, coding for MPTWDLPDDFAVTASLGGIQSKVLLSRHGEGWTHDGGRLHQEDFTQALALASSAKYEGTTAPPSRLTTLVAAAAPHTRDDDAFRRDLLRAVTFNLVIGNGDAHSKDYSLLVRDGGEVLLAPLYDVAPTRLLYAPSVNAGHTLDGQARLNHLTLDHVVREGAAWGMDTDDARITGVPSP
- a CDS encoding helix-turn-helix transcriptional regulator — protein: MEHSDVTSFYRAVDAASLGRSIADARKETGLTQQAVAEKLGVTRGTIVRLEHGEPVSSVIAMNAIRAVGRDVALVPRFAKLQVKP
- a CDS encoding diguanylate cyclase, with amino-acid sequence MHKTPTAPRSFSLQREWSGAFTLMLLALFIGAAVTVVGVRFVVNEMEAATGRLQDEYGSVEELTAALDTHEQLGHQLLAAAPVNREAFVLEQQDIEALFGAAAAVRAADEGRPGALSAAHQDWQTGLEHAGLWGDQLRNLSGINVTDAPAFAAASSTVRTQLAAVQQSSLQALNRGLVDTRELEGLLVIGRFGLFVAAIGATLYFRRRMVKDLMRPVNSLRRGVLKLQSGDYSHRLDVARRDELGEVAVAFNGMAAALQDSHKALTYRATHDDLTGLANRAALAERLLASFEPDSDRRTRHEGLLFIDIDDFKDVNDSLGHQGGDALLAQLAERLRASVRSHDLVARLGGDEFAVVVLDNDDGTPATGPVAERIYEALSEPFMIGNRSLRVSLSMGVAQRTAETADVTELLRQADSAMYRAKLGGKARYEIHGGAAAVVEPVETGRVRFIEQ
- a CDS encoding Pr6Pr family membrane protein, with translation MTPNRGLALFRSWFALLGFLAIFFQLTHLLQNVPGASAGNFFSYFTIESNIIAVISLAIAGWYAWKGESPRWLELLRGAATIYMTITGIVYNLLLSNIDVNTPIPWINVVLHYTIPTIMVIDWLVDLPKTRVPVRTSLIWLGFPLLYLVYSLIRGPIVDWYPYPFLDPRVSGYGTVAAMAVAIAAAAFLFTLIAAFSTRLHIAPAPAAVTSGATVRR